Below is a window of Humulus lupulus chromosome 2, drHumLupu1.1, whole genome shotgun sequence DNA.
ggaagatacttactccaagatccctcgaaatcaatcacacacgccctaagcatgtcctccaacacctgaattgtcctctcagactgtccatcagtctgaggatgaaaatctGTGCTAAaattcaactgagtccccatggctctctacagagctccccaaaacttggagttaaagatagggtctcgatctgaTACAATAGATTTGGGAATCCCATGGAGACAAACTATCtgcctcacatacaactctgcatactgttccactgtgtaagttgacttcactggcagaaaatgagttgacttggtgtatatgtccactattacccacaccgagtcacaaagtcccactgtcctgggtagacctcccaaaaaatccatggtaatgtcctcccatttccactatggaatacccaaaggctgaagtaaccctactggtcgctgatgctcagcctccacctattgacatgtcaaacatctggccacatactataccacatccttcttcatcccgggccaccaatataatgtccgtagatcctggtacatcttcgtggtactcgaatgaagcgagtatggcgtagtgtgagactcatctagtatctctcatcCGATCCCTTCATCTGCCGGTCGTCCCTGATATTGAAGCACACCAGCCttagaaacagaatagtccttagttatccctgctaagacattctgcCTAACTTCCTATAACTGCGCATCTACCAACtgcccctccttgatccgctctagcagggtcgattgcaaggtaatattggctaaccggcccaccaccagctctatctttgctctggccatctcatcagctaattctctccagatctgggtggaactatacaactgacatgggcccctccagctcaacgcatccttcactacattggctttcccagatgataaagaatatcacaatcataatctttaaccagttccaaccaacgcctttgcctcatgttcagatccttctgggtgaagaaatacttcaaacttttatggtcagtgtatatttcgcacttctccccatacaggtaatgctgccaaaccttcagtgtgaataccactgccgctagctccaaatcatgggtaggataccgttgctcatattccttcagctgctgcgatgcataagctataactttctcattctgcatcaacacatagcctgaacccatcctcgatgcatcacagtatactacaaactttccttcatccgaaggaagactcagtacaggtgTAGTAATAAGCCGTtgcttcagctcttggaaactgttctcacacttctttgACCAAAAGAACTTCtagttctttcttgtcaactctgtcattggtgaagcaatcttcaagaatccttctacaaaccgcctgtaataacctgctaacctgaggaaactccgcacctccgaggcgttccttggcctcggccaatctctcactacttcCACCTTGGTTGGATgcaccttaatcccttctacaCCAACcacatgcccaagaaaagtcacctcaggcaaccaaaactcacacttcttcaACTTGGCATATAatcgatgctcccttaacctctgtaagacttgtcgaagatgtcgctcgtgctccacctctgaactggagtacactaagatgtcgtcgatgaagacaatgacgaactgatccaagaagtccttgaacaccctgttcattagatccataaaagctgccagggcgttggtcaaaccaaaagacatgaccaaaatctcataatgcccataacgtgtttggaaggccatcttcggtatgtcctcgtccttgatcctcagcaggtgataaccagatcgaagatcaatctttgagaacaccgtctttccctgcagctgatcgaacaagtcatcaatccttggtagagggtacttattcttaatggtcaacttgtacaattctctgtagtctatacacatcctcagagtcccgtccttcttcttaacaaacaacactggagcgccccatggagagtaactaggcctgatgaatcccaaatccagaagttcttgcagctgtatcttcaattccttcaactctactggtgccatcctatatggtgcccttgatacaggttctgtccccggtgctaactcaatcacaaactggttctgtccccggtgtcTGTTTGtctttgttttctgtttttcattttcaaAGTCGTGTTCTCATAAATGAGaacagaattttttttttttgtagttttaaaaaacaataggtgtttggttaatgttttctaaaattaattttttagttttatttattttttaaatcataaataaaaaattaacaaatatatttacaaagagaaaaatcttttaaaagtttgtaataaataatgagataaaataatttgaaagaaaaaatgatgaaaaataaggagtgagaaagtaaggagataaaatttgaagaaatagaaattgagaagagagaaattgatccaagaaaaaatgatgagagagaaaataaggatatattaagtgatgagagagaaagtgaggatatagtaagtgatgaaagagaaaatgatgacataataagtgatgcaagagaaaataaggagatagaaaatgatgaaatagaaaataaaaatacagAAAGTGAGAAGAGATAAAATAgcgagagagaaagtgaagagagaaaaGGTAAGGAGAGAAAAAAATAAGAagatagaaagtgatgagagagacagtgatgtgagagaaagtgaagagagagaaactaatgagagaaaatgatgtgacaataaatgatgttagataataataattaaaaaaattatgtgagaaaaaaaagataaacaaaaaaaatttgagaacaagtTGTAATctattgttctcaaaattttctgttttttgtaactttatttttaaaaattgttttctgaaaataaCGTCAAACACctcaacttgttttcaaaaaacaatttttagcttttaaaaaccaaaaaacagttttttagttaaggagtCAAACACTCTCTAAGTTGGGCAAGAGTTGTTTTGGGTTGGGAACTCTTGGGCTAGTATTATTTCAAGGGCCTTACCATATCATACTCAATATTTTAAGGGTTTATGATTTtttggaccctgattttgcccTATTACTTgttgttttgacaaattactttttggattaTTGTTTTATAAAAGAGGaaatacattttatatgagatttttaatagagtttgcaaaaatatggtttttttttaaaaaaaatcacttttatgggtttagtttcccaAAATTTTGTATTAATGTTGTTTATGCTataattttactcttaataaagttttattaatttggaagggtatgtttgtaatttgattattttttttagcttattttatttttttatattaattttatataactatttttatattaaatttttccataGTTGTTTTgcaaaaattttattaattttttttgtaatatgaattgtgtttattatttttttaatttattataaatatatatatatatatatatttagattgTACGTTGTTTTTTCAAAGCCTAGGTAAGGCTACGAGTTACTTAATTGATTtttcacagttatgtaaaaaaaaatcctacaactaggttaaataacatttatctggaagggtaaccagttacagtgAGATGAGTAatcttctgccataagaggggtaactaattaccataagaggggtgatgaGTCACTCAtattataaatgaaaaaaaaaatatcaaatttgaaggaaaaaaaaggaagagtaagtatgatttagtaacttaggtaaccaattaccataaagaacccagaaatttacacacacatcagaacgtgaaggtaaccagttacccccagaaatatacacacaaagaacgtgaagataaccagttaccacagatctGACCATGAACCAACCTCCtccctcgcctccgaccaccaccagaACCCCCCATCCCCTGCACACAAAACCCTGTCGCAACCCCAGCCATCCCCGTCGTTTTGTGCATCTCCGAGCACCACGAATCGCACTCAGCCCAGGCACCACCCTTCtccctcgcctccgaccaccaccagcACATCCCTCACCTCAACCTATCCCCGTTGTTTTGGATTTGAGGGCTCGTGAATGGAATCGCCCAGAGATGCGCGGATTGGGGCTGTGTTCGTTGATGGCGCAActgggtgttcttggctgggtttCACGAAGGTGCACTCCTAAGGTGAATCGCAAGTGGTGAGGGTGGGTGGCCGGAGATGATGGTGGAGTGGAGGACAAGGGAGATGGCGGGTAGGgaaaaatgaaagagaagagGTGGCTTGGTTGAAGACATGATATGGACTCAAGTTTCAGATGAGGAGATTTTGCTATGTTAATTACCATATTACCCCTCCTTttgctgatttttttttgtttaattttgacTTCCAATATGTGATTAGTTTTCCCATAAACAgaatttttgttaattaaattttctcatacaaattaaagaaagtttaattcccatatttttgcacattgatggctaaaaagccaaattttttaaaattccctttataaaatgattcaaatggatCTCTAATCATAATTTTAATgatgaaaaaattaaatatgataacACAATTATTAGGTAGAATAATTGTACTTCTGTTCTAATTGTTAAtttagtgaattatttgtgattttagttcaaaatacTCTGACTTAAAAAAAGTAATTTATCGAAACACAAGATCTAAATAGACAATAAGAAAAAACACAAGGtataaaaatgtataaactcatattatatttatcatttattgtaACATATAATGGGCCAATAGTTAAAAAACAATCATCTATTATGAAAATGTCTCCATTCATCTAATTGATGAATTAAAAAAGAATATccagtgaaaaaaaaaaattatattcaaaaacacatatactataaacTTATGGAACCTCTTATATTGTGCAATCATTTTTCGACAAAATACACCCTAAATGGACAATCCGAAAAATAGTTATGTACAAACGCACCTATTATAAAGCCGTGCAACCCAACCATTTTAGACTACACTTTTCTTAAAAATTTACATATAGAGAGGGGACAAAATAGACAACCCCGTAAGATTTTTTTAAAGATGTACAATTATACAATTGACTAGCTCCACTATAGAAATGTGCGATGTTGAGCATCTATTTCTAGCATCTTCCATTAATAATGCATCCAAACACATAAATATCAAAAGTAATGGATCAAGGGTGTGTACACTATCTTCATTCTTAGGAACCAAAATTCAAGTTTTTTTATAAGAGTATTGTTATGGAAACCAATAGTTTTCCAATACTACTTCATGCGGCatattatgatttatataatttaGTATTATTTCTCATCAAGGTGTGTTGACACCATAAGTTGGGCTTTTTATGCTAATAATttcttgcaattttttttttttttcctttcgaAAAATACTCGCATACAACTTATTCAATTCAAAAGGAGAGAAAGGAAACAAAGACTTCATCTACTACCAAAATAACACATTTCCACATAAAGTTCCTGAAAACCCAATATGATTTATTCTTCAAGTACCTCCAATCCACAACATAACATAGAAACAACGAGCATCAACAGACTCTCATTTACAAATACTTCTTCAAAAGTATCACACAAAATTCTAAAACAGCTTTAAAACAACTGCTGAGAATTTAAATTAAGTCCACACTAAAATGATGAAGGAATTTAATTCAAAGGGATCGCCAGCACCATGCTTTATAAGTCAGCATAATGAGCTAATGGTGTTCATGCTTGACCACAGTAACTGGGCATGAGCCATTGTTCACCACATAGTTACTGACACTCCCAAGGATAACCCTGCTCAAAACAAACAACACCATCCAAATTCAATTAATCTAAAAAAGAGAGATCCTACTACTCATATGATGAAAAAGTAGGAATATTTAGGTCCTGAACAGGACTAGAGTTAAGAAAGTCTACAATGGAATCACATCATGGTCTAAAAAAGAATCAAACAAGTAATTGATTACATATACTATGGCCACAAAAACCATAGTTTTGGAGAATTATTATACCTTTTGAGTTTGCCAAGGCCTCTGTTACCAATAACAAGGCAGCTCAAAGGGATATTATCAATAGCTTCACAAATCTTCTCACGGGCATCACCCCAATAGATCTTCATTAGCACCACAACCTGCTCCAATCCAACTCAAAATTAAGTCTCATATCACACATTGAAGATATTCAAAATATAGTCTTTAACAAAAAAGAGCAGAAACAGCTTAAGGGGAGTGGTTACCTCTTTCTGCTTAGCAATGGTGCTAACAATGTCAAGGGTTGCAGGGTCAGGATGCACTCCGTACTTTTTCATGGTGTGAGCATCACAGAACTCACTCAGAGGGATCAAGGCTACAACAAAACGGTCAAATTTCAGACAAAATTGCCCAAATCAAAATCTTGACCCAACTTTTGAACCCATAAATATATCAACCAAAGTCCATACTCCACATACTGATAACAAGCATTACTAGTATGTCTAAGAAAATCCAAAATCATATAACCAACACTCAAATAAGAACATCCCATTATTTCACCATAGAATAGTCCCGATCTGAAACTATCagataattatatattatatacatgatATGGGATCAAGATTAAGATTAAGAACAAGAAAGAACAATTATGACATACGTGAACCAGTGGTCGCCCAGAGCTGCATCTCGCCGTCCTCATAATCACCCTCAGGACGAACACTAATCAGAATAAGGTGATCCCCATCGCGGACAACGTTATCCACGGTCCATTTCAGGGCTTCTCGGCTACACTCAGAGAAATCCACAGCCACCCCAACTCTTCTGTCTCCTTCCATAGCTTCTTCTCCTCCTTTTCCTATCTGGGTTCTGATCTGAATTGTCTAAAAGCTCCAAAGAAGACTCAAATACCGAAGACCTGTGCTAAGAAGCTGCTGACAATGATCGCACCACGAGAAAGATAAGACTAAATGACCCAGTTGgccaaatatatataattgtgagaGGAACTGTGTTTCGACCTGACGTGGCATAATATGTCTTGACATTTCTGGACCGTGTGATGAGTCGGTTTCGTATGATCGTGTGGCTTGTGATGAATACGAAAAATGCAGACTTTGAAATTGAACAATGATTGTGCACAATATGGTTGTGGCTTAAAAATTCAAacttaattgttttattattattttatcatttGTTTAACTTAAAATTTTGGTAATCATATGTCTAACAAATTCTTTATGCTTTAGTAGAGTGTATTTTGACAACTTGATTGATTTTAAATATTGTGtacttataataaataaataaattcagtTATCGAATGTCAAGTATCATAGCTTTTAATTTAAACACCTGTTAATgctaaatatatgtatatgtatttttTTGCTGTTTGAAATTTTGATTCTTGAGATATTTTATTCTTAAGCTTTGAAATCATTAACAAattaatttcttattatttttaacaatatttcaaaatttattttgattaaaaaaatagtGTTTTCTACACGTTACGCTTGGTAGGCCAAactttttattttgagttttgattttttcaaaaacTCCTCAAAAAACTACATAaagtgacttttttttttttagagttaaAAGTTAAAATTAAttgaactttttttttatattttttagattctgtattttttttttattttctgtttaacttctgtgttttgataaattattttttaaagtctgtattttataaaatgattcaaatagattcttaaatctgattttgattaacaaaaaattaaatataacaatacagtttttagGCAGAATAACTGTATTTttattctgagttgttagtttgataaattatttatggttttagttaaaaaaacttTGATTAAAATTAAGTTTAGGAgtcaatttaaaatattttagaaaatatatggtccaaaaaataatttgtgaaAATACAGGACCAACAAGTATTGAGATAAAATACTAGGTctaaaatgtataaacccttgaAAATTCAACAAATCACTTAAGTGTTTTTAAACTTTAAAAACCTAAAAGTAGATTTTAAAAGCCTAGCCAACCAATGTCAATAagctaccaattttttttttacatagtatttaattttttttcctttaaaaattataaataaaaaactaagaattttatgaagaaaaaaaatcaataaggACTTAGTTACTATTATtcataaaattcaaagacttcATTGCTAATATTTTTTTCCTTAGGGATTGACTTGTCAAATGATGACAATGTTAGAGGATATTTATGCTAAAATCTCTTGTTTGACCCCTATCTaatatattaatgaaaaaaaaactcaGTTGAGCAGCTAGAGTTCAACTGCTCTATAATACTAAAACTTATTTAATTGATGAAGCCTTGTCTATAATTTGTTTTATTTCCCTTTCAAAATTATGAAACAATGTATTGTATCAAAtgggaataataaaaaaaagatgaCTTAGAATCTGACATAGTGAAGAGGGTATATTTTTACCACTTGGGATATTTCTTTATTAAATATCACTTAATTTATAAATTAACAAGGATATCTAGTTAAACATAATACTAATGTTTATTTAGTGAATCCCAATTTATAGTTTGTTTTATTCCACTTTTAAAATTGTCTAAAGATTAAGCAATCTAGCTATGTGTCAAATGGGTATATAAAAAAAAGATGACTTCGTAGTCTGACATAGTGAAGAAGGTATAGTTTTACCACTTGGGATATTACTTTATTATATAGCACAACTAATAAATTAATAAGGTTATCTAGTTAAATGTCCCTGTGGTGTGAATAAAAGTCATGACCCACCaaaaaactttgaaaaaaatTACATCAAAATATTCCCATTATTATTGATCATAAGTTGTATCAAATTGAAATCtcaaaaaacgaaaaaaaaaaattgaaaaaaataaaattaagaacgATGAAGAAAGAAGGAAAGCACAGAAAAGAAGACACCCACAAAGGTGAGAACAAGGAGTATAATGGCCAAAGCACAAACCGAAAACGACAATGGAGTTTTGGCGTAGCCTCGCTTTACTTTCTCCCACTTTGCATTCATACTTGTCGTTTTGTACTTATTCACTTGTTCAATAAGCCTCAAGTAATAGAAATCTTTGGCAGTGACTTCATTCCCAAGCTTTTGAAACATGCCAACAATCTCTTTCTCCTTATTCTCATAGTAACTCAAAATACCTCTTTTCCTCAGAAATGTCACATCTTTCTCAGAATGAATAAGGCATCGCATGAGGAAGGCATACGACGTCGTTTGTTGCGTGTCATCATCAAGGTGAGACTCAAGAGCAATGAGGTTCTTGAATAGCTCTTCAATGCACTCATGGATTTTTAGATGTGGGATTAGAATGGCACCATGTTCAAACTTAACATCAAGCAACAAGCTATTATATTTCCCTTTCTTGAATCTAACACCAGCTCTTTTAAGCTTTCTAGCATAGTCCAAATGAGAGTCAGGGTTAGAATGTTGATCATCATTGTGATCATCTTTTGGTGTCATTTTTGAATATGTTGGGATGATACAACGTCGTAGGAGATCAAGTAAATGATACCCTTCTTGGTTAAACTTATCCTTAAGAAACTCAAAGTCTCCCGGGATCATATTCTTGAAAAATCTCGAAGCTAACTCATTAAATGACATAGTACATTGTGGGGGGATTGGTACGAGGTGGAATATTTGTTGAATAACAAACAATGGGATTTGGTTCTCTAACAAAACCATGTCACGCCTCACATCAAAGAGGAAACCACGAGTTGTGAATATGACATCGTTTCGACGTCTAAGACCCTTTATGGAAAACTTAAGGAAAAGCTCTATGAGGAAGCAAGAATCAAGGAGCATGGTTTGAATGAAGTCATTGCTACTAAGGTTTATAGGTGCACCATAGCAATTTCTAGCTCTATGTTCAGATTCTCTTAATGCCTTAACACAACTGTCTAAGCTTTCTTCCAAGTTTGGCTTTCGATTGAGAAGAGCAGCCAAGTATCTCCACTTGTGATCTTCCAATTGTTTCAACTTTTGATTTCCATTGTGGAATGGGCCAATGGAAATCTTATTCGGCTCATACGACTTGTCGTTTTGGTTGTTGACTCTGAAGATTACTTTTAATGAAGAAATATCTTCCATCCTTTGCTTGATGGATGATACTAGTGTATCATCTTTTGCTGTTTTGATTTCAACTACATGCTCTTCTATCtatcaattcaaaataaatagataatcacaagaaaaatattataaattccCATTTCTTAATTTATGTACTAAAtatatgtttaaaaaatttaGCTTGACAATATGACTCCCAATGATTATAACTATACATGAAATAATTAATAGGACAAGACAGTACATAACCttgcataattaaaaaaaaatcttttttttttcttttaaatttctaaATTCTAAAGCATGTAGAACTAGTGATGATAGTTTAAGAGCCAAAGAAAatccagaaaaaaaaaatgaggagAAGAAGTTGAAGAAGTGAGCATTAATCATAAAGAATGAGTTTAAgagaaaatttaccatttttaaTAGAGTGGAGTTGATGATCTTGAACTGAGTTTGTTGACTCAAAAGAGAAAATTGGTGAAGCAATATAAGCTTTCAGTAatgtaataaaataaataatattaatgtGACCATTATAAAGACAGTTTCTATAGCTAAAACTTGAACAAGTGAAGAGTATGGGGAATCTGGGATAACTTCACAAGTATGATAAtagaaaatttataaaataatgaaAATTAACAATTGAGAAGAAGTTGAGATATGGTATATGAATATGAGTAAGTAATAATATGAATAATCTGAAAAGAATTTTCGGTAAAACTGGCAGAGACAGACAAAGAGTACTGCTTTATTCGAAGTAAAGTTAAATGTGATGACTTAAAAGTGAGTTCAAGTATTAATCAATAAATTTTAGTAAAACTCAGTCACACCTTTTGGCTTCAACAATCTTCAGTCAATCAACATTGTTGGTCCACTGTTATTCTTGTTACCCAAAGCTTTTCAAAAggaattaattttaaattaggcTTATATGTATAGAAGGTCCTCAACATTTATGTTGTTTGGCAAATTTGTCCCTGATTTTTCTTTCCCATGGAAAATTATTCCATAAGTTTTTAGTTTCAATTCAATCACATCATGTGGGGCATCTtgatcccaatttttttttgtatgatcGTGTTTATTGTAGTTATAGCAAATATCTTGGAagttttaaaaaattctaaataatttacagtaccgaaaatagAGTACAAGCAGTTTGTTGTACACATACTTCCTTTTTTTATACGCgtataaaattaattgtttttaattttgttttcagcattgtaaattatttggaatttattGAAAACTTATAAGATGTTCACTATAACTACAATAAACACTGTTATGAAAAAGAAAATTAGAGTAAAAAAGCCTCTACGTGTCCGTGTAGGGAATGTGATGTACCGATATATCACTTTTGCTTGATGTACCTCAAATGctccctaaatatatatatatatatttatatgaattgattcctcaattatttttttatgtaactCATCAAGTTCATACATTAAACATAAATTTTGTATTTGTAGAAAACATTTTGTATAACATAAAatgaaatttcaaatttcaaattaaaaattaaaatttgaatattgtatAAAAATGAAATATTATGGGATTTTATTTATGAAAACTCTGGAAAAATTTGGTTTGTTAAAAAATTATGagcttttttaaaaaataaacaaataaaaggaaaaaaattcaTTTATACGGTAGATCAAAGTCTTTTTCACTTTTGCGGTTATACgagatttttttcttttatactgtaatgccctagatagtcaagactgttacactgtgtgttttaaatagtgttaaactctctaaacgagtctcttggtcataaacatgtaactagatgtgattaacgatttagggttaaaatttttggtcaaaaggaataatcatttcattaaaatgtttacgttcatacatgggatcccaaaataatgtttaaaaggctaattacaattcaaaaattacaaccagccgacctaagcagcaaaataggatttgaccctagttcctctgagaaaccccgaccgtggtggtcgagaagCCGCATATGTAGAcgttgccaccgaagctctccaactcatggctggtccaacttcccttttcccttacctgcaccacaaagcacccgtgagctgaggctcagcaagaaaacttaaacatgctcataagcagttaataacatattacagaatcataataagcatgcctagtagtaataaccctactcatgcatgcattataTGAAGATAAGTGACTACAATGTCACACCGGGGCCCGTCGCCCTGggtacgtgaccatagagtcaccccggggctgctgccctaaataaatgactaataagtcatatcggggcccgttgccctaggatATCGGACTATAGAGTTACTCCGGGGTCCActaccctatcctctgtataaccaaccttagagttggcccagcatacctggcgttttaattttccaacgaccatagggtgggtcaagcgtataccatgctcttgattaggcctaaccatatcgaccagcactcagcgcgctattgccgtccttgacttataaatAA
It encodes the following:
- the LOC133819533 gene encoding universal stress protein PHOS32, with protein sequence MEGDRRVGVAVDFSECSREALKWTVDNVVRDGDHLILISVRPEGDYEDGEMQLWATTGSPLIPLSEFCDAHTMKKYGVHPDPATLDIVSTIAKQKEVVVLMKIYWGDAREKICEAIDNIPLSCLVIGNRGLGKLKRVILGSVSNYVVNNGSCPVTVVKHEHH
- the LOC133816734 gene encoding UPF0481 protein At3g47200-like, yielding MEDISSLKVIFRVNNQNDKSYEPNKISIGPFHNGNQKLKQLEDHKWRYLAALLNRKPNLEESLDSCVKALRESEHRARNCYGAPINLSSNDFIQTMLLDSCFLIELFLKFSIKGLRRRNDVIFTTRGFLFDVRRDMVLLENQIPLFVIQQIFHLVPIPPQCTMSFNELASRFFKNMIPGDFEFLKDKFNQEGYHLLDLLRRCIIPTYSKMTPKDDHNDDQHSNPDSHLDYARKLKRAGVRFKKGKYNSLLLDVKFEHGAILIPHLKIHECIEELFKNLIALESHLDDDTQQTTSYAFLMRCLIHSEKDVTFLRKRGILSYYENKEKEIVGMFQKLGNEVTAKDFYYLRLIEQVNKYKTTSMNAKWEKVKRGYAKTPLSFSVCALAIILLVLTFVGVFFSVLSFFLHRS